One genomic segment of Equus przewalskii isolate Varuska chromosome 13, EquPr2, whole genome shotgun sequence includes these proteins:
- the LOC103564292 gene encoding microtubule-associated protein homolog maph-1.1-like — protein MGFAWRGVCSFSTAAGGSHRPALLCESSVSPNHKGSQYSLQKEDVCSPRPRQSEWEGPRRRGPDRPAVGYSSVSPTPMATIPSPRRPRLGRAFERLAGVPAPGSRRGALPADPCLRPPARRNPSSPARPPLTRTPPAAAAAKALAAPPRAGHVAAGHAAPLASRGAPSPARGHLQLISAAGRAGWEQPVGERSTFPAVCTREKVNGKADESPERAMQSGAGWTWAAYPETDARTTLSGFESQLYHLLIG, from the exons ATGGGCTTTGCCTGGAGAGGTGTGTGCTCTTTCAGTACTGCAGCGGGGGGCTCCCACAGGCCGGCCTTGCTTTGTgaatcctcagtttccccaaaccACAAGGGGTCACAGTATTCGCTCCAGAAGGAGGACGTTTGCTCCCCCCGCCCTCGCCAGTCAGAGTGGGAAGGCCCGAGGCGGAGGGGGCCAGATCGGCCGGCCGTGGGCTACAGCAGCGTTTCCCCCACGCCGATGGCGACCATCCCATCGCCCCGCCGGCCCCGCCTGGGGAGGGCGTTCGAGCGGCTCGCTGGGGTCCCGGCCCCAGGGAGCCGGAGAGGGGCGCTGCCAGCGGACCCCTGCCTGCGCCCGCCCGCAAGGAGGAACCCCTCCAGCCCCGCTCGACCCCCACTTACGCGGACACCTCCCGCGGCGGCTGCGGCGAAGGCGCtggcggccccgccccgcgcgggTCACGTGGCCGCGGGTCACGCGGCGCCGCTCGCCTCCCGCGGGGCCCCCTCCCCGGCCCGGGGCCACCTGCAGCTCATCTCTGCCGCGGGACGTGCCGGCTGGGAACAGCCCGTGGGAG aaaggtcaACCTTTCCAGCAGTATGTACTAGAGAAAAAG TAAATGGGAAAGCAGATGAGAGCCCTGAGAGAGCCATGCAGAGTGGAGCTGGATGGACGTGGGCGGCATATCCAGAAACcgacgccagaaccacactgtctggctttgaatcccagctctaccacttactgatCGGCTAA
- the GNPDA1 gene encoding glucosamine-6-phosphate isomerase 1, whose protein sequence is MKLIILDHYSQASEWAAKYIRNRIIQFNPGPDKYFTLGLPTGSTPLGCYKKLIEYYKNGDLSFKYVKTFNMDEYVGLPRDHPESYHSFMWNNFFKHIDIHPENTHILDGNAADLQAECDAFEEKIKAAGGIELFVGGIGPDGHIAFNEPGSSLVSRTRVKTLAMDTILANARFFDGDLAKVPTMALTVGVGTVMDAREVMILITGAHKAFALYKAIEEGVNHMWTVSAFQQHPRTVFVCDEDATLELKVKTVKYFKGLMLVHNKLVDPLYSIKEKETEKSQSSKKLYSD, encoded by the exons ATGAAGCTCATCATCCTGGACCACTATTCTCAGGCCAGTGAGTGGGCAGCCAAATACATCCGGAACCGCATCATCCAGTTTAACCCGGGGCCAGACAAGTACTTCACCTTGGGGCTCCCTACTG GGAGCACCCCACTTGGCTGCTACAAGAAGTTGATTGAGTACTATAAGAATGGAGACCTGTCCTTCAAATACGTGAAGACCTTCAACATGGACGAGTATGTAG GCCTTCCTCGAGACCACCCGGAGAGTTACCACTCCTTCATGTGGAACAACTTCTTCAAGCACATTGACATTCATCCAGAAAACACCCACATTCTGGATGGGAATGCAGCTGACCTGCAGGCTGAGTGTGACGCCTTTGAAGAGAAGATCAAGGCTGCAGGCGGGATTGAGCTGTTTGTTGGAG GCATCGGCCCTGACGGACACATTGCCTTCAACGAGCCGGGCTCCAGTCTGGTGTCCAGGACCCGTGTGAAGACGCTGGCCATGGACACCATCCTGGCCAATGCCAGGTTCTTCGATGGAGATCTCGCCAAGGTGCCCACCATGGCCCTGACGGTGGGTGTGGGCACTGTCATGGATGCTAGAGAG GTGATGATCCTCATCACAGGCGCTCACAAGGCATTTGCTCTGTACAAGGCCATCGAGGAGGGAGTGAACCATATGTGGACCGTGTCTGCTTTCCAGCAGCATCCCCGCACAGTGTTTGTGTGTGACGAGGATGCCACCCTGGAGCTGAAAGTGAAGACTGTCAAGTATTTCAAAg gTTTAATGCTTGTTCATAACAAGTTGGTGGATCCCTTGTACAgtatcaaagagaaagaaacagagaaaagccaGTCTTCTAAGAAACTATACAGTGATTAG
- the RNF14 gene encoding E3 ubiquitin-protein ligase RNF14 isoform X2, which translates to MQFLKEETLAYLNIVSPFELKMGSQKKVQRRTSQASLNTELEFGGAAGSDLDQEEVVDERAVQDVESLSSLIQEILDFDQAQQIKCFNSKLFLCNICFCEKLGSECMYFLECRHVYCKACLKDYFEIQIRDGQVQCLNCPEPKCPSVATPGQVKELVEAELFARYERLLLQSTLDLMADVVYCPRPCCQFPVMQEPGCTMGICPSCNFAFCTLCRLTYHGVSPCKVTAEKLIDLQNEYLQADEAHKRFLEQRYGKRVIQKALEEMESKEWLEKNSKSCPCCETPIEKLDGCNKMTCTGCMQYFCWICMSSLSRASPYKHFNDPASPCFNRLFHAVDVNGDI; encoded by the exons ATGCAGTTTCTTAAGGAAGAGACCCTAGCATACCTGAATATTGTCTCTCCTTTTGAGCTCAAGATGGGTTCTCAGAAAAAAGTGCAGAGAAGGACGTCTCAAGCCTCTCTCAACACAGAGTTAGAGTTTGGAGGAGCTGCTGGATCTGATTTAGATCAAGAGGAAGTTGTGGATGAGAGAGCCGTGCAGGATGTGGAATCATTGTCAAGTCTGATCCAGGAAATCTTGGACTTTGATCAAGCTCAGCAGATAAAATGCTTTAATAGTAAATTGTTCCTGTGCAATATATGTTTCTGTGAGAAGCTGGGTAGTGAATGTATGTACTTCCTGGAGTGCAGGCATGTCTACTGTAAAGCATGTCTGAAGGACTACTTTGAAATCCAGATCAGAGATGGCCAAGTTCAATGCCTCAACTGCCCAGAACCCAAGTGCCCTTCAGTGGCCACTCCTGGTCAG GTCAAAGAGCTAGTGGAAGCAGAGTTATTTGCCCGTTATGAGCGCCTTCTCCTCCAGTCCACCTTGGACCTGATGGCAGATGTGGTGTACTGCCCCCGCCCATGCTGCCAGTTTCCTGTGATGCAGGAGCCTGGGTGCACCATGGGCATCTGCCCCAGCTGCAATTTTGCCTTCTGTACCTTATGCAGATTGACCTACCATGGGGTCTCTCCGTGTAAGGTGACTGCAG AGAAATTAATAGACTTACAAAATGAGTACCTGCAAGCAGATGAGGCCCATAAAAGATTTTTGGAACAGAGGTATGGTAAGAGGGTGATTCAGAAGGCACTGGAAGAGATGGAAAGTAAGGAGTGGCTAGAAAAGAACTCAAAGAGCTGCCCGTGTTGTGAGACTCCCATAGAG aaattaGATGGATGTAACAAGATGACATGTACTGGCTGTATGCAGTATTTCTGCTGGATTTGCATGAGTTCTCTCTCCAGAGCAAGCCCTTATAAACATTTCAATGATCCTGCTTCCCCATGTTTTAACCG GTTGTTCCATGCTGTGGATGTTAATGGAGATATTTAG